The genome window AGAATTAACATAAGACCTGATTTTTTCACTGGAAAGAAGGCAATAGTATTTGCCCTGAAGCATCATGATCCCTCCATAATTGGGAAACAGCTCCACAAAGCGATGAATCTCACCGACTAGCGGTTCACATGGGATGTAACCGTCAGCGTCAGAATCTCCTGTTAATCCCAGGAATAATGTAGTATCATATTTGTCTAGATAGCAAGACCATGCAATCCAACTTCTGAAGAGGGGAGACGGACTTTCTGGACTGTATTCACATGAAGGATCACCGAAAAATTGCACCCACACGTAGTCAAAGATGCCAGTTTTGATAGCAGCGTCAAGATAATAGTCAGGAATTTGACAAAGTGGTGCTGCAGATAAGTACACCTTTCTGTCAGGTGTGCTATAAGCCGAGAGTGCCTGGGCGAGAACATCCAGACTCTGTTTTGATCCGCTTTGGATATGGAAGTCTATTCCATCTACAGTAGTATTGAGAGGACCAGGGCCTGAATGATTACTCAAAAAATTGCTCCATATATATTCTGCAACTTTCTGAGCATCATCAGGAGAAAGATCAGGCCTCCCACCAAGGGAAAGAAATACTTTGATGCCTTGGCCCTTGCAGAAATCTATCATAGGACCTAGGGAGGCGCACTTATCCGGGATGCTCGGATTGCAATGGTCATCTATGCTCAAGACTGTTTTGCTACCCTCGAAATTTAAGAAGGCGATAGCCACGTATTCATAGATACCAGTACCATTGAGGCATATCTCGGTCAGGTTTCCAGCATGAGGATTTTGGCCCCAGTAGAACCCAATTGCACCTTCTGAGGAGCTGATCAAGGATGAAATCATCAGCAGGGGTATTATTGCTAAGAAGAGGGGTCGTAAACTAGCAGCCATgttgaatatattttttagttgttttagggGTTTTGCAGTGGTGATTTTGGCTGCCGAATGACGGACCATTTATAGAAGAGTTCGTTGTAGGTGCCAAATAATACTTATTCACATTCTTACTAAGCTTGAAGAATAGTTACTATTCAGCATCACCAGACACTCTctcaaacaaaaacaaacaaaattcaaccGTAAAAATTCGGAAATTTCAGTCTctgaaacaaaaacaaacatacatAGCAAACTCGAATTTCTAGCATGGAAGCAGCAGAGAAGACTAGACTCTACATTATTCTACTAGTATATGTCAAGCCTgcaacaaaattattttttggtgGAGAAAGCAATTACTTAGTCAAATATAAATTCTAAATCCTTCATATAaagatcaaaaaaaaaaaaaaaaaaaaaaaggtccttCACATACGTTATGCataaaaaatca of Coffea arabica cultivar ET-39 chromosome 5c, Coffea Arabica ET-39 HiFi, whole genome shotgun sequence contains these proteins:
- the LOC113690639 gene encoding acidic endochitinase-like, with product MAASLRPLFLAIIPLLMISSLISSSEGAIGFYWGQNPHAGNLTEICLNGTGIYEYVAIAFLNFEGSKTVLSIDDHCNPSIPDKCASLGPMIDFCKGQGIKVFLSLGGRPDLSPDDAQKVAEYIWSNFLSNHSGPGPLNTTVDGIDFHIQSGSKQSLDVLAQALSAYSTPDRKVYLSAAPLCQIPDYYLDAAIKTGIFDYVWVQFFGDPSCEYSPESPSPLFRSWIAWSCYLDKYDTTLFLGLTGDSDADGYIPCEPLVGEIHRFVELFPNYGGIMMLQGKYYCLLSSEKIRSYVNSDVMAYGKKSMNKFQAI